From one Tsukamurella tyrosinosolvens genomic stretch:
- a CDS encoding DUF5997 family protein — MSRQNTQSMKPATAAKKLDVYLPATPAAFQENPITRDELAALQAEPPQWLQDLRKNGPHPKNLVAARLGISISGLQRAGVGESLTTEQITGLLADPPQWLIDERASLDAVRADEQRVAQARAARNRPSRK; from the coding sequence ATGAGCAGGCAGAACACCCAGTCCATGAAACCGGCGACCGCTGCGAAGAAGCTGGACGTGTACCTGCCCGCCACGCCGGCCGCGTTCCAGGAGAACCCGATCACCCGCGACGAGCTGGCGGCGCTGCAGGCCGAGCCGCCGCAGTGGCTGCAGGACCTGCGGAAGAACGGCCCGCACCCGAAGAACCTCGTCGCCGCCCGGCTCGGCATCTCCATCTCCGGCCTGCAGCGCGCGGGTGTCGGTGAGTCGCTGACCACCGAGCAGATCACCGGTCTGCTCGCGGATCCGCCGCAGTGGCTGATCGACGAGCGTGCGAGCCTCGACGCCGTGCGGGCGGACGAGCAGCGGGTCGCCCAGGCGCGCGCGGCGCGCAATCGACCCAGCCGCAAGTAG
- a CDS encoding ATPase, whose protein sequence is MSSTRVIAASPERVFAVLADPVRHEDIEPTDWVRDAVDDAPLDHVGQMFSVNMYLDQAGGDYVMENKVTAFERDRVIGWLPGTRREGEWQAGGWWWRYDLAPSENGTQVTLTYDWTDTPQSFRDFVGSMPPFPPEYLDQSLAGLDAAVRG, encoded by the coding sequence ATGTCCAGCACCCGAGTCATCGCCGCGAGCCCCGAGCGGGTCTTCGCCGTTCTCGCCGATCCCGTGCGCCACGAGGACATCGAGCCCACCGACTGGGTGCGGGACGCGGTGGACGACGCTCCGCTCGATCACGTCGGGCAGATGTTCTCCGTGAACATGTACCTCGATCAGGCGGGCGGCGACTACGTGATGGAGAACAAGGTCACCGCTTTCGAACGCGATCGGGTCATCGGCTGGCTGCCCGGGACGCGCCGGGAAGGCGAGTGGCAGGCGGGCGGCTGGTGGTGGCGGTACGACCTCGCACCGTCGGAGAACGGCACGCAGGTGACGCTGACCTACGACTGGACCGACACCCCGCAGTCGTTCCGGGACTTCGTCGGCTCTATGCCGCCGTTCCCGCCGGAGTACCTCGACCAGTCCCTCGCGGGGCTGGACGCGGCCGTCCGCGGCTGA
- a CDS encoding LysR family transcriptional regulator substrate-binding protein has protein sequence MTSSLPPSLRLGYVPGATPAKWARVWGERHPDVRLELVPVAAADAADAVRAGTVDLALLRLPTETSGLATIALYEEQVVAVVPKEHHAAAADELTTADLDGEPTLLPLDDALHWAGAPGTPVEHRPETTEAAIELVAAGMGLLIAPQSLARLHHRKDLTYRPLTDAPPSPVVLAVPAGEQSEAVAEFIGVVRGRKAGSSRGRTEPAPKRTAREKTLAKQAARAAAGKSPGPSKGKPAKRPRR, from the coding sequence GTGACCTCCTCGCTCCCGCCGTCGCTGCGGCTCGGCTACGTCCCGGGCGCCACGCCCGCCAAGTGGGCCCGCGTCTGGGGCGAGCGACATCCGGACGTGCGGCTCGAGCTCGTCCCGGTCGCGGCGGCCGACGCGGCGGACGCGGTGCGCGCGGGCACCGTCGACCTCGCGCTCCTGCGCCTGCCCACCGAGACGAGTGGGCTCGCGACGATCGCGCTGTACGAGGAGCAGGTCGTCGCGGTGGTCCCCAAGGAGCATCACGCTGCCGCGGCGGACGAGCTGACGACCGCGGACCTCGACGGCGAGCCGACCCTGCTGCCGCTCGACGACGCGCTGCACTGGGCCGGAGCCCCCGGTACGCCGGTCGAGCACCGGCCGGAGACGACGGAGGCCGCGATCGAGCTGGTCGCCGCAGGGATGGGCCTGCTCATCGCTCCGCAGTCGCTGGCGCGGCTGCACCACCGCAAGGACCTCACCTACCGGCCCCTCACCGACGCGCCGCCCTCCCCCGTGGTGCTCGCGGTGCCCGCCGGCGAGCAGTCCGAGGCGGTCGCCGAGTTCATCGGCGTCGTCCGCGGCCGGAAAGCCGGATCGTCCCGGGGGCGGACCGAACCGGCACCGAAGCGGACGGCGCGGGAGAAGACCCTCGCGAAGCAGGCCGCGCGCGCCGCCGCCGGGAAGTCGCCGGGACCGTCGAAGGGCAAGCCCGCGAAGCGGCCCCGCCGCTGA
- a CDS encoding cysteine hydrolase family protein: MASDRSVLLLMDYQRGIVDGAERPGVAALASAARALSSARDHGVPVVHVRVAFRPDYPEIPPTNRAFAMLREGGDSMTEVSPLTAIVPEVAPLPGEPVVVKRRFGAFSGSDLDVVLRGLQADHLVLAGISTSGVVLSTVRYAGDLDYRLTVLADACADHDSEVHRVLVSKVFPRQAEVLAADEWIESLG, encoded by the coding sequence ATGGCTTCCGATCGCTCCGTTCTGCTTCTCATGGACTACCAGCGCGGCATCGTCGACGGTGCCGAGCGGCCCGGCGTCGCCGCGCTCGCCTCCGCGGCGCGGGCCCTGTCGTCGGCGCGCGACCACGGCGTGCCGGTCGTGCACGTGCGCGTCGCCTTCCGGCCCGACTATCCCGAGATCCCGCCGACCAACCGGGCTTTCGCCATGCTGCGCGAGGGCGGCGACTCGATGACCGAGGTCTCGCCACTGACGGCGATCGTCCCCGAGGTGGCGCCCCTGCCGGGCGAGCCCGTCGTGGTCAAGCGCCGGTTCGGGGCGTTCAGCGGCAGCGATCTCGATGTGGTGCTGCGCGGCCTGCAGGCCGATCACCTCGTGCTCGCGGGCATCTCGACGAGCGGCGTCGTGCTCTCGACGGTCCGCTACGCGGGCGATCTGGACTACCGCCTCACGGTCCTGGCCGACGCGTGCGCCGACCACGACTCCGAGGTCCATCGGGTGCTGGTGAGCAAGGTCTTCCCGCGTCAGGCCGAGGTGCTGGCGGCCGACGAGTGGATCGAGTCGCTGGGCTGA